The Chloroflexota bacterium genome includes a window with the following:
- a CDS encoding ABC transporter ATP-binding protein, protein MALLETVSLGHKYDGCPVLKDANLGVNRGEAFGLIGPTGAGKTTLLRLLDFLEVPTSGKIYFEGVDVTLSGKHRLETRRRMAFVQQKPIVFTMSVYDNVACGLRWRREAHDIIRKKVDNALELVNLAEYKNRNAKTLSGGETQRVAIARALVTQPEVLFLDEPTANLDPVSASQVEKVLSNIIQEQRVTVIMATHDMSQGQRLADKIGVLIGGEILQIGSPNEIFCAPKNMEVAEFVGVENILNGVIVEKDDNLVTIQVNDSTIQAVSDCEIGEAVYALIRPEDITFTLAKGRTSARNTFQGKVTRMTPVGPLLRIEVDCGFNLLGVVTKMSAEELDLDIGKKVYASFKATAVHTIKRWT, encoded by the coding sequence ATGGCTTTACTGGAAACCGTGAGCCTGGGGCACAAATACGATGGATGCCCGGTCTTAAAAGATGCAAACCTGGGGGTCAACAGGGGCGAAGCTTTTGGTCTAATTGGTCCCACAGGTGCCGGCAAAACGACATTGCTCAGACTGTTAGACTTTCTTGAGGTGCCCACTTCAGGAAAAATTTATTTCGAGGGCGTGGATGTGACCCTTTCTGGGAAGCACAGATTAGAGACACGCCGCAGGATGGCATTTGTGCAGCAGAAGCCAATAGTGTTCACCATGAGCGTCTACGATAATGTCGCTTGTGGCCTTAGATGGAGACGGGAGGCGCATGATATTATCCGCAAGAAGGTGGATAATGCGCTGGAGCTTGTCAATCTGGCCGAATACAAAAACAGAAACGCCAAAACACTCTCCGGAGGCGAGACGCAGCGGGTTGCCATAGCCCGTGCTCTGGTTACACAGCCGGAGGTACTCTTTTTGGACGAGCCTACCGCCAACCTGGACCCCGTCTCGGCATCACAAGTAGAGAAAGTCTTAAGCAACATCATCCAGGAGCAAAGAGTAACTGTGATAATGGCTACCCACGATATGTCACAGGGGCAACGCCTTGCCGACAAAATCGGCGTGCTCATAGGTGGCGAGATACTGCAAATAGGCAGCCCCAACGAAATATTCTGTGCCCCCAAGAATATGGAGGTGGCTGAGTTCGTTGGCGTAGAAAACATCCTGAACGGAGTAATAGTGGAGAAAGATGACAATCTGGTAACCATACAAGTGAATGATAGCACCATCCAGGCTGTCTCTGATTGTGAAATCGGCGAGGCGGTTTATGCCCTCATCAGGCCCGAAGACATAACCTTCACACTGGCAAAAGGCAGGACCAGTGCCAGAAACACGTTTCAAGGGAAGGTAACCAGAATGACCCCGGTGGGACCGCTGTTGAGAATCGAGGTAGATTGCGGCTTTAATTTGCTGGGCGTGGTAACAAAGATGTCAGCGGAAGAGCTAGACCTTGACATCGGCAAGAAAGTTTACGCCAGCTTTAAAGCCACTGCGGTACATACTATTAAGAGGTGGACCTAG
- a CDS encoding pyridoxamine 5'-phosphate oxidase family protein, protein MCQTIRHGPGNCECHWRHKSGRFIGDREMSNQRNIYKSFSESDIKDFEPEMKVGLLATINEQGLPHLTLISTLRASSPTEVVFGQFAEGLSKVNIRKNPKVSFLILTLDRNTWRGKAKFTHTERSGKEFDLFNNLPMFRYNAYFGIHTVYYLDLVEQYGKEPLPMGSIIQAALKTLVAKMISRKKGRKEVLNLWTRQLIDKIANLKFLAYVGKDGYPVIIPVIQAQTSDNEHVIFAASAFNEDIRAIPINTTVAFFCMSFDMEDVLLRGTYQGIQRIGGIQCGSISVKWVYSPMPPKPEQIYPETKLEPVTAF, encoded by the coding sequence ATGTGCCAAACTATCCGGCATGGACCCGGAAATTGTGAGTGTCACTGGCGCCACAAAAGTGGAAGATTCATAGGAGATAGAGAAATGAGCAATCAAAGAAACATCTACAAATCCTTTTCAGAATCAGACATAAAAGATTTCGAACCCGAGATGAAGGTGGGACTGCTTGCCACGATAAATGAACAAGGTCTGCCTCATCTAACTTTAATCTCCACGCTGCGAGCTAGTTCACCCACGGAGGTTGTCTTTGGTCAGTTCGCTGAGGGATTGAGCAAAGTCAACATCAGGAAAAACCCAAAGGTCAGCTTTCTCATTCTGACGCTGGACAGGAACACCTGGCGTGGTAAGGCGAAATTTACCCACACCGAAAGAAGCGGCAAAGAATTCGACTTGTTCAACAATCTGCCTATGTTCCGCTACAACGCCTATTTCGGCATACATACGGTTTATTACCTTGATTTGGTCGAACAGTATGGTAAAGAGCCTCTCCCGATGGGCAGCATTATACAGGCAGCCTTAAAGACCTTGGTGGCAAAAATGATATCCCGCAAGAAGGGGAGAAAGGAAGTCCTCAACTTGTGGACCCGGCAACTTATAGATAAAATTGCGAACCTCAAATTCCTAGCTTATGTCGGCAAAGATGGCTATCCTGTGATTATCCCGGTAATTCAAGCCCAGACCTCCGACAACGAGCATGTGATATTCGCAGCTTCAGCATTTAATGAAGATATCAGGGCAATACCTATCAATACGACTGTCGCTTTCTTCTGCATGTCCTTCGATATGGAAGACGTCCTGCTGCGGGGAACCTACCAGGGAATACAACGGATAGGTGGCATCCAGTGCGGTAGTATCTCAGTCAAGTGGGTCTATAGCCCCATGCCACCAAAACCAGAGCAGATTTACCCGGAGACCAAGCTCGAACCGGTGACAGCTTTTTAG
- the hypA gene encoding hydrogenase maturation nickel metallochaperone HypA, which yields MHELVITQNILDIVLKEAKAAPANKVTKINLVIGELSGVVSDSVLFYFDFLKKGNAAEGATLDFKLVPAELRCRDCLIAFNPKDSAWICPDCQGTNLEVISGQECRVESIEVEQ from the coding sequence GTGCACGAATTAGTCATAACGCAGAACATACTGGATATCGTCCTAAAAGAGGCAAAAGCAGCTCCGGCAAATAAGGTCACCAAGATAAATCTGGTCATCGGTGAGCTATCAGGGGTCGTCAGCGATTCCGTCCTTTTCTACTTCGATTTTCTCAAGAAAGGTAATGCAGCTGAGGGAGCCACCCTCGATTTTAAACTGGTGCCGGCAGAACTGCGGTGTCGAGACTGCCTGATTGCCTTTAATCCAAAAGACTCCGCATGGATTTGTCCGGATTGCCAGGGAACCAATCTTGAGGTGATTAGCGGGCAAGAGTGCCGCGTAGAAAGTATAGAGGTCGAACAATGA
- a CDS encoding glycerol-3-phosphate acyltransferase → MPPVGEHSLWLITRKTALINEVIAVVLGYLIGSIPSAYIIGRLMGKIDVRQEGDGRISAAAVHRKLGVVPFVLVVAMDVGEGALAVLIASMLTESLVVVMIAGFAAVVGHNWSVFLKFKGGLGATTIYGVLVCLVWWHFLIVAAIAFTLFLIIRKSGLSTAILIITLSIVLLVQSLFQNAPLILAIYPLILILLMVLKRFQISRTGPR, encoded by the coding sequence ATGCCACCGGTCGGGGAACACTCGCTCTGGCTTATTACAAGGAAGACCGCTTTGATAAATGAGGTCATAGCAGTAGTTCTGGGTTATCTAATAGGCTCCATTCCTTCCGCTTACATTATCGGCCGTTTGATGGGGAAGATTGATGTGCGCCAGGAGGGTGATGGCCGTATAAGCGCAGCGGCTGTCCACAGGAAGTTGGGTGTTGTTCCTTTTGTATTGGTTGTTGCAATGGATGTGGGCGAAGGAGCGCTAGCTGTATTGATTGCCAGTATGCTCACTGAATCTCTTGTGGTAGTGATGATTGCCGGCTTTGCTGCAGTGGTCGGCCATAACTGGTCCGTCTTTTTGAAATTCAAAGGGGGGCTGGGGGCCACTACGATTTATGGAGTGCTTGTTTGCCTAGTATGGTGGCACTTTTTGATAGTGGCGGCGATAGCCTTCACACTCTTCTTGATCATACGAAAATCAGGGCTGAGCACTGCCATTTTAATTATTACGTTATCCATTGTTCTTTTGGTCCAGAGCTTGTTTCAGAACGCACCCCTTATTCTAGCAATATATCCTCTCATTCTTATTCTGCTCATGGTTCTAAAGCGTTTCCAGATAAGCAGAACAGGTCCCCGATGA
- a CDS encoding PAS domain S-box protein, translating into MSYKPPVILPKGMWFRGKVLKYFLAIFLSLAALVCVVLALFYYQNIPFIPSSSFQTIADLISSTPLLVALAILLIPGGVGSWFLAYIISRHELLKDQMEFNAQLFSATTDSIMVHDLNGNCIYANEDACRSHGYEKEELVRINFYELSAPDYANTVEAKIKELIEKGQLTFESVHMRKDNSLMPVEVKSRLIESSGRKLILSVILDITERKRTEEELRQTSARLQRAIEGTINAVALTTEIRDPYTAGHQHRVAKLACVIARELGLSEGQIEGIRVAGTLHDIGKIYVPAEILSRPGRLRKNEINLVKDHAQVGYDLLSTIEFPWPIARIVLQHHERMNGSGYPFGVSDDDILLEAQIMSVADVVEAMASHRPYRPALSIEEALLEISQQKGVLYSSEVVDACIKVFTKKGFTF; encoded by the coding sequence ATGAGCTATAAGCCACCGGTAATATTACCAAAAGGCATGTGGTTCCGCGGGAAAGTGTTAAAATATTTTCTCGCTATATTTTTGTCTCTGGCAGCATTGGTGTGTGTGGTTCTGGCATTATTCTACTATCAGAATATTCCTTTCATTCCTTCAAGCTCTTTCCAGACTATCGCTGATTTGATATCTAGCACACCTCTTCTGGTGGCACTGGCAATTCTGCTTATCCCGGGGGGCGTGGGGTCATGGTTCTTGGCCTACATTATTAGCAGACATGAACTTTTAAAGGACCAGATGGAGTTCAATGCCCAGCTTTTCAGCGCCACCACCGATTCAATCATGGTCCACGACTTGAACGGCAATTGCATATACGCAAATGAGGACGCCTGCAGGTCTCATGGTTACGAAAAAGAAGAGTTGGTGCGGATAAATTTTTATGAACTCAGCGCTCCAGATTATGCCAATACCGTTGAGGCAAAGATTAAAGAGCTAATCGAAAAAGGCCAGTTAACCTTCGAGTCAGTTCATATGCGTAAAGATAATTCTTTAATGCCAGTGGAGGTAAAGAGCCGCCTTATCGAGTCGAGTGGCCGTAAGCTGATACTAAGTGTTATCCTTGATATTACCGAGCGCAAACGGACTGAGGAAGAACTAAGGCAAACTTCAGCGAGATTACAAAGAGCTATCGAGGGAACCATCAATGCTGTTGCCTTGACAACTGAAATCAGAGACCCCTACACTGCTGGCCACCAGCACCGCGTGGCCAAGTTGGCCTGTGTTATCGCCAGAGAGCTTGGCCTTTCCGAAGGGCAGATCGAAGGGATACGCGTTGCCGGGACACTGCATGATATCGGAAAAATATACGTGCCCGCAGAGATTCTCAGCAGGCCAGGCCGTTTAAGAAAAAACGAGATTAATCTGGTCAAGGACCACGCCCAGGTGGGTTATGACTTGCTTAGCACGATAGAATTTCCCTGGCCTATTGCCCGGATAGTTTTACAACACCACGAGCGGATGAATGGCTCTGGATATCCTTTCGGGGTTTCTGACGACGACATTCTGCTTGAGGCACAAATAATGAGTGTGGCTGATGTTGTTGAGGCTATGGCATCTCACAGACCTTACCGTCCAGCTCTCAGCATAGAAGAAGCCCTCTTAGAAATCTCACAGCAAAAGGGTGTCCTTTATTCTTCAGAGGTCGTGGATGCTTGCATAAAAGTCTTCACCAAGAAAGGCTTTACCTTCTAG
- a CDS encoding ABC transporter permease subunit has protein sequence MAEIWQGFLKAIQLIVTLDPEVLEITGRTLAISISSTIIAALMCLPLGSLIHFNNFRGKRTLINLIQTFYSVPTVAVGLIVFLLFSRSGPLGFLELLFTPQVMIIGQVILISPIMLGLVIAALSGVDKAAHETAVAIGASQFQATTIVIREARYAIYSALIMGFGRAISEVGLALMVGGNIRGYTRVMTTAISLETSKGDIVLSIALGIILISLALIINFAFSRLQQRWK, from the coding sequence TTGGCTGAAATATGGCAAGGATTTCTAAAAGCAATCCAGCTTATTGTCACGCTTGACCCCGAAGTCCTGGAGATAACCGGCAGAACGCTGGCCATCTCTATTTCTTCAACCATTATCGCCGCTTTAATGTGTTTACCTCTGGGTAGCCTGATTCATTTCAACAATTTCCGTGGTAAGAGAACTCTGATAAATTTGATACAGACTTTCTATAGTGTGCCCACGGTGGCGGTCGGCTTAATTGTATTTCTGCTTTTCTCTCGGTCTGGACCATTGGGTTTCCTGGAGCTTCTATTCACACCTCAAGTCATGATAATAGGTCAAGTAATACTTATATCGCCGATAATGCTGGGGCTGGTGATAGCTGCTTTAAGTGGTGTGGACAAAGCTGCACATGAAACGGCAGTAGCCATCGGCGCCAGTCAATTTCAGGCGACAACCATTGTCATACGAGAAGCCAGATATGCCATTTATTCTGCTCTAATAATGGGATTTGGGAGAGCTATATCAGAAGTCGGTCTGGCTTTGATGGTAGGTGGTAACATACGTGGATACACCAGGGTAATGACCACGGCTATTTCTTTGGAAACGTCGAAGGGAGATATAGTGCTGTCTATCGCGCTCGGAATAATACTGATCAGTCTGGCGCTAATCATCAATTTCGCTTTCAGTAGACTGCAGCAGAGGTGGAAATAG
- the plsX gene encoding phosphate acyltransferase PlsX has translation MLIAVDAMGGDYAPREVIKGAIEAAREFPIDIALVGNKPVLEMLLRRYSRKPNISIIEASQVVEQDEDPIQGVQNKPDSSVVVGARLVKDGIADGFISAGSTGAAVVASFLNLKAVEGVQRLAVCAVAYLNQPQPTLIIDSGVNVNCRPIFLVQFAQIANILAEQVLDISSPRVGLLNVGSEELKGSTLAKEAHQLIKKTDLNFIGNIEGFDVLHGKADVIVTDGFTGNVLIKTIEGYSQVVQSLLELGQAAKIDRYLTGAALAQYVQLTATVKNLDYKEYGGGCLLGLEGNIVIAHGRSRAKAIKSAIYLAYHAARQGIVEAIKNGHYASE, from the coding sequence TTGCTAATTGCTGTAGATGCTATGGGCGGTGACTACGCTCCCCGGGAAGTGATTAAAGGGGCCATAGAAGCAGCTAGAGAGTTCCCGATAGATATCGCGCTAGTCGGTAACAAACCTGTGCTTGAGATGTTGCTTCGGCGTTATTCAAGAAAACCGAATATTAGCATTATCGAGGCGAGCCAGGTCGTCGAGCAAGATGAGGATCCAATACAGGGAGTCCAAAATAAGCCGGATTCGTCAGTAGTGGTCGGAGCCAGGCTGGTAAAAGATGGTATCGCCGACGGCTTCATCTCCGCTGGTAGCACGGGAGCCGCTGTAGTCGCCTCATTTCTCAATCTAAAGGCAGTAGAGGGCGTCCAGCGGTTGGCAGTGTGTGCCGTAGCCTACCTTAACCAACCTCAGCCGACTCTAATTATTGATTCTGGGGTCAATGTCAACTGTCGCCCCATCTTTCTGGTTCAATTTGCCCAGATCGCCAACATTCTAGCTGAACAGGTTCTTGATATAAGCTCACCACGAGTGGGATTACTAAACGTTGGCTCAGAGGAACTTAAGGGCAGCACTCTGGCCAAAGAGGCCCATCAGCTCATAAAAAAGACCGATTTGAATTTCATCGGCAATATAGAAGGTTTTGATGTCCTCCATGGGAAAGCTGATGTAATTGTTACTGATGGCTTCACCGGGAACGTATTGATTAAGACTATAGAAGGATACTCGCAAGTTGTCCAGAGTTTGCTGGAGCTGGGGCAAGCCGCTAAAATCGACCGTTACCTCACGGGAGCTGCCCTAGCACAGTATGTACAACTGACCGCGACTGTTAAGAATCTGGACTACAAAGAATACGGTGGAGGATGTTTACTGGGGCTAGAAGGAAACATCGTCATAGCTCATGGCCGTAGTCGGGCCAAAGCCATCAAAAGCGCTATATACTTGGCCTATCACGCTGCACGACAGGGTATAGTCGAAGCCATCAAAAATGGCCACTACGCATCAGAATAG
- a CDS encoding MBL fold metallo-hydrolase, protein MKTPDLIVKGKDNGEGMVIHYKTTKGTDVFGLAIPNIYTHADWDLGPTWCYLVVGQKTTLIDTGRLGNFEVFGILLKSIGKGFSDIDRTVVTHSHEDHDGNVVEIISATQTELWAHAIYRQMISYHPHIKEGALHPELPGSCRFCRMPETFYKNCLPYHKARSSLKIDFNIEDDQELPDDALSFVFTPGHTPDSICIVLEDEAIFTGDTLLPDITSQPSLAYAFEVNRRILPEGYRRRNNVYGLMNYIKSLSKIAHLASQPLKATFPAHRLFYNGRFNLLGSAERAKEIIQFHIDRCGDILEIIDDKPAGIKDIAVQHFPPSRLAGMGKALAENEIRAHIEIMEACGDICWTGENKKLVQRTGSKNSLDSIGAYLRSSPSNR, encoded by the coding sequence ATGAAGACACCGGATTTAATAGTTAAGGGGAAAGATAATGGAGAAGGTATGGTCATCCATTATAAGACCACTAAAGGAACCGATGTCTTCGGATTGGCCATACCTAACATATACACCCATGCCGATTGGGACCTTGGGCCTACCTGGTGTTATTTAGTCGTTGGCCAGAAGACTACCTTGATAGACACTGGCCGGCTCGGTAACTTCGAGGTTTTTGGGATTCTTCTAAAGTCAATAGGCAAGGGATTTTCGGATATCGATAGAACCGTCGTCACCCACAGCCACGAAGACCATGATGGTAATGTGGTTGAAATAATCTCCGCAACGCAGACTGAATTATGGGCCCACGCAATTTACCGCCAGATGATTTCCTATCACCCCCACATAAAAGAAGGCGCCCTGCATCCTGAGCTGCCCGGTTCTTGCCGTTTCTGCAGAATGCCTGAAACCTTCTACAAGAACTGCTTACCATACCATAAGGCAAGAAGTTCGTTGAAAATTGACTTTAATATCGAGGATGACCAAGAGCTGCCAGACGACGCCCTTAGCTTCGTCTTTACCCCGGGGCACACCCCCGACTCGATCTGCATCGTTTTGGAGGATGAGGCTATATTTACCGGTGATACCTTACTGCCTGACATCACCTCTCAGCCTTCCCTGGCATATGCCTTCGAAGTCAATCGCCGGATCTTACCAGAAGGGTATCGCCGAAGAAACAATGTTTACGGGCTAATGAACTATATCAAATCTTTAAGCAAGATAGCCCATCTTGCCTCACAGCCCCTTAAAGCTACCTTTCCCGCCCATCGCCTGTTCTATAACGGTCGGTTCAACCTTCTTGGTAGTGCCGAGCGAGCTAAGGAAATTATCCAGTTTCATATTGACCGCTGTGGCGATATCTTGGAAATTATTGATGACAAACCGGCTGGCATAAAAGATATCGCCGTCCAGCATTTTCCTCCTTCGCGGCTTGCTGGCATGGGAAAAGCATTAGCGGAAAACGAAATCAGGGCTCATATCGAAATTATGGAGGCGTGTGGCGATATCTGTTGGACTGGCGAAAACAAAAAGCTAGTCCAGCGCACCGGGTCGAAAAATTCCCTAGATTCCATAGGGGCGTATTTGCGCTCATCACCATCGAACCGCTAG
- a CDS encoding glycyl-radical enzyme activating protein, which yields MGFKKPLILDIKGNSLDDGPGIRTVIFFKGCPLSCVWCHNPECKYVGHELGWDRKECIGCNSCINVCEPEALSRDNPDFIDRHKCTLCFKCAEVCPADAVTKVGRDMEIEEVIETITKDVPFFVTSGGGVTLSGGEPTLFMRFTADLLKKLRSLNIQTLIETCGHFDCAAFFELLYPYLDSIYYDIKLIEPQEHKRYCGVSNERILHNFKELYQASQKKDGVQILPRIALIPGITDRRENLEAVASFLKGNKVRKVALLHYNPLWIEKSEKLGVHNSYTEDTKMTTWMSRSRVKECLAIFEDFEVVGN from the coding sequence ATGGGATTTAAGAAACCTCTCATCCTTGATATAAAGGGCAATTCGCTCGATGACGGGCCGGGCATACGTACGGTGATCTTCTTTAAGGGATGCCCACTTTCCTGTGTTTGGTGCCACAACCCCGAATGCAAATATGTGGGGCATGAACTAGGCTGGGATAGAAAAGAATGCATTGGCTGCAACAGTTGCATAAACGTGTGTGAACCCGAGGCGCTTTCACGCGATAACCCAGATTTCATTGACCGACACAAGTGCACTCTCTGTTTCAAATGCGCCGAGGTCTGTCCTGCCGATGCCGTGACAAAGGTAGGACGTGACATGGAAATCGAAGAAGTCATCGAGACAATAACAAAGGACGTTCCCTTTTTTGTTACCTCGGGTGGAGGCGTAACCTTGTCAGGCGGGGAGCCGACACTATTTATGAGGTTTACTGCGGACCTGTTAAAAAAACTGAGGTCACTCAATATCCAGACGCTGATTGAAACATGTGGCCACTTCGATTGCGCTGCCTTCTTCGAATTGCTGTACCCCTACCTGGACTCGATTTATTATGATATCAAGCTAATCGAGCCACAGGAGCACAAAAGATATTGCGGGGTGAGCAACGAGCGTATATTGCATAACTTCAAGGAGCTGTACCAGGCTTCCCAAAAAAAGGACGGTGTTCAAATTTTACCCCGCATTGCCCTTATTCCTGGCATCACCGATAGGCGGGAGAATTTGGAAGCGGTTGCCTCATTTTTGAAGGGAAATAAGGTTAGAAAAGTGGCCCTGCTCCACTACAATCCCTTATGGATTGAGAAATCAGAAAAGCTTGGTGTTCACAACAGCTACACCGAAGACACGAAAATGACCACCTGGATGTCACGGTCACGCGTGAAAGAGTGTCTGGCTATATTCGAAGATTTTGAGGTGGTTGGGAACTAG
- a CDS encoding glycyl-radical enzyme activating protein — MVSKKTVISDDRVVTQEAALEGIDKSQSGLILHLQRFSTEDGPGIRTTVFFKGCPLRCLWCHNPESISIEPQIQWLENKCIGCGTCIKVCLLGCLCKTEQGVVIDREVCNGCGECAEACPANAMELLGRRVSLAELFDELLKDQIYFEKSGGGVTLSGGEPMMQPGFAAALLRRLKERGINTALDTCGVCPSGSLEKVLPYTDIVLFDLKEAELEKHYNFTGQYNQRIFDNLLYIRDYILNRAPEKVLWIRTPLIPEATATCDNITSLGAFIAKNLQGVVERWELCAFNNLCRDKYRRLGIAWEYANMPLMGKDTVRELEQCAKLSGMDPEIVSVTGATKVEDS, encoded by the coding sequence ATGGTAAGCAAAAAGACCGTTATATCTGATGACCGGGTGGTAACCCAAGAGGCAGCCCTGGAAGGTATAGACAAGAGCCAGAGTGGGCTGATACTGCACTTGCAGAGGTTCTCCACTGAAGACGGGCCCGGTATACGCACCACGGTATTCTTCAAGGGATGCCCGCTAAGATGCCTGTGGTGCCACAACCCCGAAAGCATATCGATAGAGCCACAGATACAGTGGCTGGAAAACAAGTGTATCGGCTGCGGTACCTGCATCAAAGTATGCCTCCTAGGTTGTCTGTGCAAGACAGAACAGGGAGTTGTGATTGACCGCGAAGTTTGCAACGGCTGTGGGGAATGTGCTGAAGCCTGTCCGGCGAATGCCATGGAGCTTCTGGGCAGGCGAGTCAGCCTGGCTGAGCTTTTCGATGAGTTGCTCAAAGACCAGATATATTTTGAGAAGTCGGGCGGCGGTGTCACCCTTTCCGGTGGAGAACCTATGATGCAACCTGGTTTTGCCGCTGCATTGCTCCGCCGCCTCAAGGAAAGAGGAATCAACACCGCTCTTGATACCTGCGGCGTTTGTCCCAGCGGGTCTCTGGAAAAAGTTTTGCCCTATACCGATATCGTTCTGTTTGATTTGAAGGAAGCAGAACTAGAAAAGCACTACAATTTCACCGGGCAGTATAACCAGAGGATTTTCGACAACCTTCTATATATTCGTGACTATATCCTGAATAGGGCTCCTGAAAAAGTACTGTGGATTAGAACACCACTCATTCCTGAAGCAACAGCCACATGTGATAACATCACCAGCCTCGGCGCTTTCATCGCCAAAAACCTTCAGGGCGTCGTCGAGCGATGGGAACTGTGCGCCTTTAACAATCTCTGTCGCGATAAGTACCGCAGACTAGGTATCGCCTGGGAATATGCCAATATGCCGCTTATGGGCAAAGACACGGTGCGTGAACTGGAACAATGTGCCAAACTATCCGGCATGGACCCGGAAATTGTGAGTGTCACTGGCGCCACAAAAGTGGAAGATTCATAG
- a CDS encoding tungsten ABC transporter substrate-binding protein encodes MNKRFFRKLTIFTTIAVLLSLLIGCAPSTQSEPPTPQYPVHAPETRFKIATTTSLYDTGLWYYLEPMFEEYADVEMDIIYAGTGIALEYGRRGDVDAVIVHDRAAEDKFIAEGYGINRRNFAYNFFLIAGPAGDPAGIKGATATEAFKKIYQAGMNDPNTVKFISRGDNSGTHSKEKLIWSKAGYKYEDVEKSGKWHIEAGKGMGPTLLMSNEEQAYVLADISTFLAYTKKTNLTIVPIVEEDPVFLNVYAAIAANPDTTKVINLDIANKFINWLISAEIQNLIGTYGKAEYGRSLFFPLADGGCKIEGCPSHEEYTKPVP; translated from the coding sequence ATGAACAAAAGGTTTTTCAGGAAATTAACAATCTTTACCACAATAGCGGTGTTGCTCTCACTGTTGATTGGATGTGCACCTTCTACCCAATCTGAACCACCAACTCCGCAATATCCAGTTCATGCCCCCGAAACAAGGTTCAAAATTGCTACCACGACCAGTCTATACGACACGGGGTTATGGTACTATTTAGAGCCCATGTTTGAGGAATATGCTGATGTAGAAATGGATATCATCTATGCGGGCACAGGAATAGCACTTGAATATGGCAGGAGAGGTGACGTGGACGCGGTGATTGTTCATGACCGTGCCGCTGAAGACAAGTTCATTGCTGAAGGTTACGGAATTAACCGGAGGAACTTTGCTTATAATTTCTTTCTTATTGCCGGCCCGGCCGGTGACCCGGCTGGAATTAAAGGCGCAACAGCAACCGAGGCCTTTAAGAAGATATATCAGGCAGGGATGAATGACCCGAACACCGTCAAGTTTATTTCCAGAGGTGACAACTCCGGGACTCACTCCAAGGAAAAACTTATCTGGAGCAAAGCCGGGTACAAATACGAGGATGTTGAGAAGTCTGGCAAATGGCATATAGAAGCTGGCAAAGGAATGGGGCCCACCCTGCTGATGTCTAACGAAGAGCAGGCATATGTACTTGCGGACATATCCACATTTCTCGCCTATACAAAAAAAACTAACTTAACCATTGTACCAATAGTAGAGGAAGACCCTGTGTTCCTCAACGTATATGCAGCTATCGCCGCCAATCCTGACACGACAAAGGTTATTAACCTAGATATTGCCAACAAGTTCATCAACTGGCTCATTTCAGCCGAAATCCAGAATTTAATCGGGACTTATGGCAAAGCCGAATACGGCAGGTCTCTTTTCTTCCCGCTGGCCGATGGTGGCTGCAAGATAGAAGGTTGCCCGTCACATGAAGAATATACAAAACCAGTTCCGTAA